One genomic segment of [Phormidium] sp. ETS-05 includes these proteins:
- a CDS encoding tetratricopeptide repeat protein has product MMNEKKSLSRTERKPSTPVTRQGRSSGGWTAPLWSLVDSLRAGSSDLERGNKLFEAGDYGGAIGFYNRAIEKKPGLKAAWLQRGIALMSLQQYAEAIASFDGAVALKADDYWAWTLRGCCLYNLQQLQEALASLDQAILIDPKHCEAWYQRGRCLEDLENYPEAVTAYGRALKANQKVPSIWYHQAKVLVQLGRYRPAVAAYDRHLQLAPDNFVAWYEKGDVLQELRRYPEAIAAYEKVLVLAPDNAAAWLQRGVSLAQIQRYTDAVASYDKALQLVPSHPGVWFYKGMALKHQWSEAALACFDKAIELQPNWPEAWLNRGLVLCDASQYRPALSAFDKATTLNPEWETGWLGRGLALHGLQRYKDAILAYSNALQIQPHYPDAWYHRGRALEELGQNTEALAAYDKAISILSESDLLTYQVWLQRSSVLEKIGQYPEALASYGKVIELKPDNIEAWLKRGELLMKMERYSEALAAYDEAISIWPNHYEPWLRRAKVLGKMAAYSQSIAACDRAIQIKPNYVPAWLLRGQMLETLHRYSEAIGSYGIAIEMQPNHTEAIVNRQRLLNLLQE; this is encoded by the coding sequence ATGATGAACGAGAAAAAATCCCTTTCCCGCACGGAAAGAAAACCAAGCACTCCTGTTACCCGTCAAGGGCGATCGTCTGGGGGGTGGACGGCTCCGCTATGGTCCCTGGTGGATTCTTTGCGGGCGGGTTCATCGGACTTGGAGCGGGGGAATAAGCTGTTTGAAGCTGGGGACTATGGGGGGGCGATCGGCTTCTACAACCGAGCAATTGAGAAAAAGCCGGGATTAAAAGCCGCTTGGTTGCAGCGGGGTATTGCCCTGATGAGTTTGCAGCAGTACGCGGAGGCGATCGCCTCTTTCGATGGGGCCGTGGCTCTCAAAGCTGATGACTATTGGGCCTGGACGCTCCGGGGTTGCTGTCTCTACAATTTGCAGCAGCTACAAGAAGCTCTCGCCTCCCTGGACCAAGCGATTTTAATTGACCCAAAACATTGTGAAGCCTGGTATCAGCGGGGTCGCTGTCTGGAAGATTTGGAAAATTACCCAGAAGCTGTCACCGCATATGGTCGCGCCCTGAAAGCTAATCAGAAAGTGCCGAGCATTTGGTATCATCAGGCCAAAGTCCTGGTGCAGTTGGGCCGCTATCGCCCAGCGGTGGCAGCATACGATCGGCACCTCCAACTAGCCCCAGATAACTTTGTGGCTTGGTACGAGAAGGGAGATGTATTGCAGGAACTGCGACGCTATCCCGAGGCGATCGCCGCTTATGAAAAAGTCCTAGTTTTAGCTCCAGATAACGCCGCCGCCTGGTTGCAGCGGGGTGTTTCTTTAGCCCAGATACAGCGCTACACCGACGCAGTAGCATCTTATGATAAAGCCCTGCAGCTCGTGCCCTCCCATCCAGGGGTTTGGTTTTACAAAGGCATGGCTCTGAAGCATCAATGGTCAGAAGCAGCTCTCGCCTGTTTCGACAAAGCCATAGAATTGCAGCCCAACTGGCCGGAAGCATGGTTAAATCGCGGTTTAGTGCTATGTGATGCCAGTCAATACCGCCCCGCTCTCAGCGCTTTTGATAAGGCTACCACCCTCAACCCCGAATGGGAAACTGGTTGGTTAGGGCGGGGTTTGGCTCTTCACGGTTTGCAGCGTTATAAAGATGCGATTTTGGCTTATAGTAATGCGCTGCAAATTCAACCTCATTATCCCGATGCCTGGTATCATCGGGGCAGAGCTTTGGAAGAATTGGGTCAAAATACGGAAGCTCTCGCCGCTTATGATAAGGCGATTAGTATTTTGTCAGAGTCGGATTTATTGACTTATCAGGTGTGGTTGCAGCGCAGCTCGGTGTTGGAAAAAATCGGGCAGTACCCAGAAGCTCTGGCATCTTATGGGAAGGTGATTGAGCTGAAACCAGATAATATTGAAGCCTGGTTAAAGCGGGGAGAGTTGTTGATGAAAATGGAGCGTTACTCGGAAGCTCTCGCCGCTTATGATGAGGCGATTAGTATTTGGCCAAATCATTATGAGCCCTGGTTACGGCGGGCGAAGGTGTTGGGGAAAATGGCGGCTTATAGTCAAAGTATCGCGGCGTGCGATCGGGCGATTCAGATTAAACCTAACTATGTCCCGGCTTGGTTACTGCGCGGACAAATGCTGGAAACTCTCCACCGTTACTCCGAGGCGATCGGCTCTTACGGTATCGCCATAGAAATGCAGCCCAACCACACCGAAGCCATTGTCAACCGTCAGCGTCTCCTCAACCTGCTTCAGGAATAA
- the smpB gene encoding SsrA-binding protein SmpB: MAEKSSGPKIFSDNRQARFKYEILETYEAGIELRGTEVKSIRGGKVNLQDGFALIRDGELWLLNVHISPFEKASQFFNHDPRRTRKLLMHRQELRKLIGKIEQKGLTLVPLKMYIKGNWVKVLIGLGKGKKLFDKREDSKRRDDKRDMERAMKRY; this comes from the coding sequence ATGGCAGAAAAAAGCTCAGGACCAAAAATTTTCAGCGACAATCGCCAAGCGCGGTTTAAATACGAGATTCTCGAAACTTACGAAGCGGGAATCGAACTGCGGGGCACAGAGGTAAAATCAATCCGAGGCGGGAAAGTCAACTTACAAGACGGCTTTGCCTTGATTAGAGATGGGGAATTGTGGCTGCTGAATGTCCACATTTCCCCCTTTGAAAAAGCCAGCCAATTTTTCAACCACGACCCCCGCCGCACCCGCAAACTGCTGATGCACCGCCAAGAACTGCGCAAACTGATTGGCAAAATCGAGCAAAAAGGCTTGACTTTAGTGCCTTTAAAGATGTATATTAAAGGCAACTGGGTAAAAGTCCTCATCGGTTTAGGCAAAGGGAAAAAGCTGTTTGATAAACGCGAAGATTCCAAACGCCGCGATGACAAGCGGGATATGGAACGCGCTATGAAACGCTATTAA
- a CDS encoding NAD(P)/FAD-dependent oxidoreductase, whose product MRKKVVIVGAGPCGLLLAHYLLRRNDRYQIEIYDRLSDPRTLLASQTRSFPITLSHRGKNALAKIDGLLEAVASQGSNIQGSVLRQPKGKRRFIRLTRDILVVDRHRLVNNLLSHLTQKYDSSQLNIYFNYQCTQVDVKAKQVKFQKNGEAAEITVACDLLIGADGARSAVRTCFLNTHLFDLQQTYFTDDYKSLYFPSLKNEETGIGLEPSCVHTWQSETSTRLLMVPLADGTCCGTLIFARNNHEVLSLTTTTQVREFFDRNFPAASHLIPDTEIEDFLQRPIARVLTIRCNRYHNDDWVLIIGDAAHAVSPSMGQGCNAALEDVVIFDSLLDEYEDNFAKALPEFTNRRVADAQALWELSETAFPPSKALFAEFLFRRSFARIMHKILPQWFPLLPFDLVRDSNLSYSEVLKLNAGWVSKVKKAKGLLKV is encoded by the coding sequence ATGAGGAAAAAAGTTGTCATCGTGGGTGCGGGGCCTTGCGGGCTGCTGTTGGCTCATTACTTGTTGCGGCGGAACGATCGCTATCAAATAGAAATATACGATCGGCTCAGCGACCCTCGGACATTACTAGCATCCCAAACCAGAAGTTTTCCCATTACCCTCAGCCATAGGGGCAAAAATGCCTTAGCAAAAATTGACGGTCTGCTGGAGGCGGTGGCTAGTCAAGGGTCAAATATCCAAGGTTCGGTTTTACGCCAACCCAAAGGTAAACGCCGGTTCATTCGCTTAACCAGGGATATTTTGGTGGTCGATCGGCACCGCTTAGTTAACAATCTGTTGTCACACCTAACCCAAAAGTATGACAGCAGCCAACTTAATATCTACTTTAACTACCAATGCACCCAAGTAGATGTCAAAGCCAAACAAGTTAAGTTTCAAAAAAATGGAGAAGCCGCCGAAATCACCGTTGCCTGCGATTTGTTAATTGGCGCCGATGGCGCGAGGTCTGCGGTGAGAACCTGTTTTTTAAATACCCATCTTTTTGATCTGCAGCAGACCTATTTCACCGATGACTATAAAAGTCTCTATTTCCCCAGTCTCAAAAACGAAGAAACCGGCATCGGTTTAGAGCCATCCTGTGTACATACTTGGCAATCCGAGACCAGCACTCGCCTCCTCATGGTGCCACTAGCTGACGGAACCTGCTGTGGCACCCTGATTTTTGCTCGCAACAACCATGAAGTTTTGAGTCTCACCACCACCACACAGGTGCGGGAATTTTTCGATCGCAATTTCCCTGCAGCCAGCCACCTCATCCCAGACACAGAAATAGAAGATTTCCTCCAGCGTCCCATTGCCAGGGTGTTAACAATTCGCTGTAACCGCTACCATAACGATGATTGGGTATTAATCATCGGAGATGCAGCCCATGCGGTGTCCCCTTCTATGGGTCAGGGTTGCAATGCAGCGTTAGAAGATGTGGTCATCTTTGACAGTCTTTTAGACGAATATGAGGATAACTTCGCCAAAGCACTACCAGAGTTTACCAACCGGCGGGTAGCAGATGCGCAGGCTTTGTGGGAACTTTCAGAAACCGCCTTCCCGCCATCCAAGGCATTATTTGCTGAGTTTCTGTTCCGGCGGAGTTTTGCCCGAATAATGCACAAAATTTTGCCCCAGTGGTTTCCCTTATTGCCATTTGATTTAGTAAGGGACAGCAACCTGTCTTATTCCGAGGTACTGAAGTTAAACGCCGGTTGGGTATCCAAGGTGAAAAAAGCTAAGGGATTGCTGAAGGTGTGA
- a CDS encoding YdiU family protein, whose product MSNPFHTLPYEPALESLGDWGDIVAAAEFPTHILRFRNDDLLPLLGLNPQQVTDDDYIEAFGYFLGVRPFLALRYHGYQFGEYNPALGDGRGFLYGQVRSPDGNLYDLGTKGSGTTPYSRHADGRLTLKGGVREVLAAEALHRLGVNTSRCFSLIETGEKLWRGDEPSPTRSSVMVRFSKSHIRFGTFERLHYLGRPDLTAQLLNHVIEQYYPAISPHQPPEEKYSQFYAELVQRIATLAAQWMAAGFCHGVLNTDNMSITGESFDYGPYAFTPTYNPRFTAAYFDYSGRYSYGNQPSVCLWNLQMLQVALKSVIDNSAMDAALATYEQYYYHAYQNLILQKLGLDISPVTGSDPTATGEMVKLTIQLLLDTQVGYHEFFWQITNQFNASWREDASQIFADGESNAEVFGAWRQLYHHFLQFVSDDDMVAISQNLRQRNPETALLRPEIEAIWEPIVLDDNWQPFYDLLNRIKL is encoded by the coding sequence ATGTCCAACCCATTTCATACCCTCCCCTACGAACCCGCCCTCGAGTCTCTCGGTGATTGGGGGGATATCGTCGCCGCCGCCGAATTTCCCACCCACATCCTGCGGTTTCGCAATGATGACCTGCTCCCGCTCCTCGGACTCAACCCCCAACAAGTCACCGATGACGACTACATCGAAGCCTTTGGCTACTTCCTCGGTGTCCGTCCCTTCCTCGCTCTGCGTTATCATGGCTATCAGTTCGGTGAATACAACCCCGCATTAGGCGACGGACGCGGCTTTCTCTACGGACAAGTGCGCAGTCCCGATGGCAACCTCTACGACCTAGGCACTAAAGGCAGTGGTACAACCCCCTATTCCCGCCACGCCGATGGTAGATTAACCCTCAAAGGGGGAGTCCGCGAAGTCCTCGCCGCCGAAGCCCTGCACCGCTTAGGCGTCAACACCTCCCGCTGTTTCAGTTTAATAGAAACCGGAGAAAAACTCTGGCGGGGTGACGAACCCTCCCCCACCCGCTCATCAGTGATGGTGCGTTTCAGCAAATCTCATATCCGTTTTGGCACCTTTGAAAGATTACATTATTTAGGGCGTCCCGACTTAACCGCCCAACTCCTCAACCACGTCATCGAGCAATATTATCCTGCCATCTCCCCCCACCAACCCCCAGAGGAAAAATACTCGCAATTTTATGCAGAATTAGTGCAGCGCATCGCCACATTAGCGGCGCAGTGGATGGCTGCTGGCTTTTGTCACGGCGTCTTAAATACCGATAATATGTCAATCACCGGGGAAAGTTTCGACTATGGCCCCTACGCCTTCACCCCCACCTACAATCCCCGGTTTACAGCAGCCTACTTTGACTATTCTGGCCGCTACAGCTACGGTAATCAACCATCAGTTTGTCTGTGGAATTTGCAGATGTTGCAAGTTGCCTTAAAATCAGTTATAGATAATAGTGCGATGGATGCGGCATTAGCCACCTATGAGCAATATTACTATCACGCATACCAGAATTTAATCTTGCAGAAACTGGGTTTAGATATCTCTCCTGTCACCGGCTCTGACCCCACCGCCACGGGGGAGATGGTGAAATTGACCATCCAACTTTTGCTAGATACCCAAGTGGGTTATCACGAATTTTTTTGGCAAATTACCAATCAGTTTAACGCCTCATGGCGGGAAGATGCCAGCCAGATTTTTGCCGATGGGGAATCCAATGCCGAGGTATTTGGCGCATGGCGGCAATTATACCATCATTTCTTGCAATTTGTGTCTGACGATGATATGGTGGCGATATCCCAGAATTTGCGCCAGCGCAATCCTGAAACTGCCTTGTTGCGCCCAGAGATTGAAGCGATTTGGGAGCCGATCGTTCTGGATGATAATTGGCAACCTTTTTATGATTTGTTAAATCGCATTAAGTTGTAA
- a CDS encoding BCD family MFS transporter yields METNKRSDGLDALLGEASIPRLGMMTMFRLGIFQMGLGIMSLLTLGVINRVMIDELKIPALIASGAIAMHQFVAPARIWFGQMSDAKPIWGMHRTPYVWAGAALFTTTSFVALQTVWQLNGAMLAEGGWGTTSYFWALMLGLVFAVYGLALSASSTPFTAMLVDVSDEDNRSKLVSIVWSMLMVGIIIGAIISSGLLKQIALDAPLEQLRGQLDRLFVIVPAMVLGLVFIATVGVEKKYSRYSSRSTVTEREDSITLGAALRILTASRQTGIFFFFLLVMSISLFMQDAILEPYGGEVFGMKIAETTRLNAFFGMGTLVGIASTGFLIVPRLGKQKTALYGCIGVAVCMGLFIGAGFVGKPGMLMGSLLVFGMLSGVLTAGAIGLMLDLTAAETAGTFVGAWGLAQAMARGLATVAGGAVLDLGRALFNVPVLAYGTVFATQAVGMILSIWLLNQVSVQEFRDNAKRAIMAVIEGELD; encoded by the coding sequence ATGGAAACGAATAAAAGATCCGATGGGCTGGATGCTTTGCTTGGTGAGGCGTCTATCCCTCGGTTAGGTATGATGACGATGTTTCGTCTGGGGATATTCCAAATGGGGCTGGGGATTATGTCCCTGCTGACTTTGGGGGTGATTAACCGGGTGATGATTGATGAGCTGAAAATCCCGGCTTTAATTGCTTCGGGGGCGATCGCTATGCACCAGTTTGTGGCCCCGGCTCGCATCTGGTTTGGTCAGATGTCCGATGCCAAACCCATCTGGGGGATGCACCGCACTCCCTACGTTTGGGCGGGAGCGGCTCTATTTACTACCACCTCATTTGTCGCCCTGCAAACAGTATGGCAGCTTAACGGCGCGATGTTGGCGGAGGGGGGGTGGGGAACCACGAGCTACTTTTGGGCGTTGATGCTGGGTTTGGTGTTCGCCGTTTACGGTTTGGCTCTGAGTGCTAGTTCTACCCCTTTCACGGCGATGCTGGTGGATGTGTCCGATGAGGATAACCGCTCTAAACTGGTGAGCATCGTCTGGTCAATGTTGATGGTGGGGATTATTATTGGGGCGATTATCAGCAGCGGTTTGTTGAAACAAATCGCTTTGGATGCTCCCCTAGAGCAGTTACGCGGGCAGCTCGATCGCCTGTTTGTCATCGTTCCGGCGATGGTTTTGGGCTTGGTGTTCATCGCCACCGTGGGGGTGGAAAAGAAGTATTCCCGCTATAGCAGCCGCTCCACCGTCACGGAACGGGAAGACAGCATCACCCTGGGAGCGGCTCTGCGCATCTTGACGGCTAGCCGCCAAACCGGTATATTTTTCTTCTTTTTATTGGTGATGAGTATCAGTTTGTTTATGCAGGATGCGATACTCGAACCTTATGGCGGTGAGGTTTTCGGGATGAAAATCGCTGAAACTACTAGGCTTAATGCCTTTTTCGGCATGGGGACGCTCGTGGGTATCGCCTCCACGGGTTTTTTAATTGTGCCCCGGTTGGGGAAACAAAAAACCGCGCTTTATGGCTGTATCGGTGTTGCTGTTTGTATGGGATTGTTTATTGGGGCGGGGTTTGTGGGCAAACCGGGAATGCTGATGGGCAGTTTGTTGGTGTTCGGGATGCTGTCTGGGGTGCTGACGGCGGGGGCGATCGGCCTGATGCTGGATTTGACAGCGGCGGAAACAGCAGGTACATTTGTTGGGGCTTGGGGATTGGCCCAGGCTATGGCCCGTGGCTTGGCTACCGTGGCTGGTGGGGCCGTCTTGGATTTAGGGCGTGCCTTGTTTAACGTTCCCGTCTTGGCTTATGGTACGGTATTTGCCACCCAGGCGGTGGGTATGATACTGTCAATTTGGCTGTTAAACCAAGTTAGCGTTCAGGAATTCCGCGATAATGCCAAGCGAGCGATTATGGCAGTTATAGAAGGTGAATTAGATTGA
- a CDS encoding inositol monophosphatase family protein, giving the protein MKDFWESVLHFAKTTSNKVGSELLADFGQVQPKEKPDGTLVTQSDKWADEELRNAIASAFPTHGILTEESDRILPDTEWCWVVDPLDGTTNFSRGIPIWGISLGLLYRGTPVFGYVYIPPLNQSFHGFWFGKTGLTGPERAFVNNRPLQSSRDEPTMNHFFSFCSRSIQVIRHPFPCKIRMLGVASYNFLTVAAGLTLGSVEATPKIWDIAGVYPIVQAAGGVWVPLESASIFPLKSGLDYSDRSFPTLVVAQNELVPIFGPFLQELHKG; this is encoded by the coding sequence ATGAAGGATTTTTGGGAATCGGTGCTGCATTTTGCCAAAACTACATCCAATAAGGTGGGGAGCGAATTGCTGGCAGATTTCGGGCAGGTACAACCAAAGGAAAAACCCGATGGGACTTTGGTAACACAATCGGATAAGTGGGCTGATGAGGAGTTGCGCAACGCGATCGCCTCGGCTTTTCCCACTCATGGTATCCTCACGGAAGAGAGCGATCGGATTCTCCCAGACACAGAATGGTGCTGGGTGGTTGACCCCCTCGATGGTACAACCAACTTCTCCCGAGGCATCCCCATTTGGGGAATTTCCCTAGGGTTGCTCTACCGAGGTACTCCCGTTTTTGGCTATGTTTACATTCCCCCCCTGAATCAGTCTTTTCACGGCTTTTGGTTCGGCAAAACCGGGCTCACCGGTCCAGAGAGAGCTTTTGTGAATAACCGCCCCCTCCAAAGCAGTCGGGATGAACCGACGATGAATCACTTTTTCAGCTTTTGCTCTCGCAGCATCCAGGTGATTAGACATCCTTTCCCCTGCAAAATTAGGATGCTGGGGGTGGCTAGTTATAATTTTCTCACTGTGGCTGCCGGTTTAACCCTTGGGAGTGTGGAAGCTACGCCGAAAATCTGGGATATTGCAGGAGTTTATCCTATTGTCCAAGCAGCAGGCGGGGTGTGGGTGCCTTTGGAATCGGCATCGATTTTTCCGTTAAAATCGGGTTTGGATTATAGCGATCGTTCCTTCCCCACCCTGGTAGTGGCGCAAAACGAACTCGTCCCCATTTTTGGGCCATTCTTACAGGAATTGCACAAAGGATGA
- a CDS encoding ChaN family lipoprotein produces MKQQIAGFCSCVLGFLLLWPSPAQSQTSDFWRSLHDADVVYLGEIHDSEADAKAKLEILQKLHEENPRLAIGLEMFQRPYQKFIDDYLAGKITEAEMLTLTEYDKRWGFPWEYYGPLLRFAKENGLPVIALNAPSEVVRQVARGGWESLTAELQEWVPPLADIRTDNQSYRQMIYQVYDEMHQGHGNSNSFDRFFLVQVLWDETMAATVADFMATNPNYQVVVVAGQGHIMYGYGIPSRVARRRDGLVQRSVLLSPANMPQRNGDNQPIADFFWDEEEQR; encoded by the coding sequence ATGAAACAGCAAATTGCCGGTTTTTGTAGCTGCGTTTTGGGTTTTCTGCTGCTGTGGCCATCTCCTGCCCAGTCTCAAACTTCTGATTTTTGGCGGTCATTACATGATGCAGATGTGGTATATTTGGGGGAGATTCACGACAGTGAGGCGGACGCCAAAGCTAAACTGGAGATTTTGCAGAAACTGCATGAGGAAAATCCCCGCTTGGCTATAGGTTTGGAGATGTTCCAGCGTCCTTACCAAAAGTTTATTGATGATTATTTGGCGGGGAAGATTACGGAAGCGGAAATGCTGACTTTGACCGAGTATGATAAGCGGTGGGGTTTTCCTTGGGAATATTATGGGCCACTACTGCGGTTTGCTAAGGAAAATGGTTTGCCAGTAATTGCTTTAAATGCTCCTAGTGAAGTTGTCCGCCAGGTGGCTAGGGGTGGTTGGGAGAGTTTGACGGCGGAACTGCAGGAATGGGTGCCTCCTTTGGCAGATATCCGCACGGATAATCAAAGTTACCGCCAAATGATTTACCAGGTTTATGATGAGATGCACCAGGGACATGGTAATAGTAATAGTTTTGACCGGTTTTTTCTGGTGCAGGTGTTGTGGGATGAGACTATGGCGGCGACTGTTGCTGATTTTATGGCGACTAATCCTAATTATCAAGTGGTGGTGGTGGCGGGACAGGGCCATATTATGTATGGTTACGGGATTCCTAGTCGGGTGGCTCGGAGGCGGGATGGTTTGGTGCAGCGATCGGTCTTGTTGAGTCCCGCTAATATGCCCCAAAGGAATGGAGATAACCAACCCATTGCCGATTTTTTCTGGGATGAAGAAGAGCAACGGTAG
- a CDS encoding type II toxin-antitoxin system VapC family toxin, which translates to MSISRAILDTDILSAILRQNPVALRQAQDYLLYHKQLTFSIITRYEILRGLKAKGATKQIKAFDDFCSQNIILPITDETVVKAADIYADLRQRGVPIGDADILIAASALIRGWAVVTNNEAHFQRIPELQVINWLNSEL; encoded by the coding sequence ATGTCCATTTCTAGAGCTATTTTGGATACAGATATCCTATCAGCCATTCTTAGACAAAATCCAGTTGCATTGCGGCAAGCCCAAGATTATTTATTATACCACAAGCAGCTAACATTTTCAATTATCACTCGCTATGAAATTCTGCGAGGTCTCAAGGCAAAAGGTGCCACTAAACAGATAAAAGCCTTTGATGATTTCTGTTCCCAAAATATAATTTTGCCTATCACTGATGAGACTGTAGTCAAAGCAGCAGATATTTATGCTGATTTGAGACAGCGTGGCGTGCCAATTGGAGATGCGGATATTTTGATAGCAGCTTCGGCATTAATTCGGGGATGGGCAGTAGTGACGAATAATGAAGCTCATTTCCAGCGGATTCCTGAATTACAAGTAATTAACTGGTTAAATTCAGAATTGTAA
- a CDS encoding antitoxin family protein: MKQILDAIYENGVFRPLKNIDISEGQSVRLIVETTSSLSPEDLLNLAAQVYEGLSDEDIQEIEELARDRRNFFGE; the protein is encoded by the coding sequence ATGAAGCAAATTTTAGATGCTATCTATGAGAATGGTGTATTTCGCCCCCTAAAAAATATCGATATATCTGAGGGGCAATCGGTTAGACTCATCGTCGAGACTACATCATCCCTCAGTCCCGAAGATTTGCTTAATCTAGCTGCTCAGGTTTACGAGGGTTTGTCCGATGAGGACATCCAAGAGATAGAAGAACTTGCTCGCGATCGTCGTAATTTTTTTGGAGAGTAA
- a CDS encoding folate-binding protein YgfZ — protein sequence MNQQLQNLQTAAGATFAPIYEDIHVPVSFGNDDAALAAATDGVALADRTHWGRILVTGADRIRYLHNQSTNNFQTLQPGQTCDTVFVTSTARTIDLATAYITPDSVLLLISPNRRHKIITWLDRYIFPADKVELQDITDTTATFSLIGPQATHLLTQLNLQPPPPNSHQEINHQGTTIRLASGSGLAIQGYTLITHIENAPSLWQTLTTAGATPLGENLWEQLRIQQGRPVPDKELTEDYNPLEAGLWHTISFEKGCYIGQETIARLNTYKGVKVQLWGVNLPGPVTPGTPITLGEEKIGTITSYTPTPTGHFALAYIRTKAGGVGLQVRIGDMDGETVEVPFLTRGYQ from the coding sequence ATGAACCAACAATTGCAAAACCTCCAAACAGCAGCGGGTGCGACTTTTGCCCCAATATATGAAGACATTCATGTGCCGGTGTCTTTTGGTAATGATGATGCGGCGTTGGCAGCGGCTACAGATGGGGTGGCTCTGGCCGATCGCACCCATTGGGGCCGCATCCTGGTGACGGGAGCCGATCGCATCCGCTACCTGCACAACCAAAGCACCAACAACTTCCAAACTCTCCAACCCGGACAAACCTGCGATACCGTTTTCGTCACCTCCACCGCCAGGACGATCGACCTCGCCACCGCCTACATCACCCCAGACAGCGTACTCCTGCTCATCTCCCCCAACCGCCGCCACAAAATCATCACCTGGTTAGACCGCTACATCTTCCCCGCCGATAAAGTCGAACTCCAAGACATCACCGATACCACCGCCACCTTTAGCCTCATCGGACCCCAAGCCACCCACCTCCTCACCCAACTAAACCTCCAACCCCCACCCCCCAACAGCCACCAAGAAATCAACCATCAAGGCACCACCATCCGCCTCGCCAGCGGTAGCGGCTTAGCCATCCAAGGTTACACCCTCATCACCCACATAGAAAACGCCCCCTCACTGTGGCAAACCCTCACCACCGCAGGCGCCACCCCCCTCGGCGAAAACCTCTGGGAACAACTGCGCATCCAACAAGGCAGACCAGTTCCCGACAAAGAACTCACCGAAGACTACAACCCCCTAGAAGCCGGTTTATGGCACACCATCTCCTTTGAAAAAGGCTGTTACATCGGTCAAGAAACCATTGCCCGCCTCAACACCTACAAAGGCGTCAAAGTGCAACTTTGGGGAGTCAACCTCCCCGGACCAGTCACCCCCGGAACCCCCATCACCTTGGGAGAAGAAAAAATCGGCACCATCACCAGCTACACCCCCACCCCCACAGGACACTTTGCCCTCGCCTACATCCGCACCAAAGCCGGAGGCGTCGGTTTGCAAGTGCGCATCGGCGATATGGACGGCGAAACCGTAGAAGTACCCTTTTTAACCAGAGGTTATCAATAA
- a CDS encoding (2Fe-2S) ferredoxin domain-containing protein: protein MTTNQICAKYMSPERVLICQNRTCRKQGADKVLAAFQASPVPGVTVVASTCLRHCGSGPMVLVEPGDILYCGVRPEEVAAVVERHLKNGVPVKGMLFHPPHP, encoded by the coding sequence TTGACAACAAATCAAATTTGTGCTAAATATATGTCCCCAGAACGAGTGTTAATTTGTCAAAATCGCACTTGTCGGAAGCAAGGAGCGGATAAGGTATTGGCCGCGTTTCAGGCGTCCCCAGTTCCGGGGGTGACAGTGGTGGCAAGCACTTGTTTGCGACATTGTGGTAGCGGTCCGATGGTGTTAGTAGAACCGGGTGATATTTTGTATTGCGGCGTGCGTCCCGAGGAGGTGGCGGCGGTGGTGGAACGACATTTAAAAAACGGTGTTCCGGTGAAAGGGATGTTGTTTCATCCACCGCATCCGTAG